One Polaribacter sp. KT25b DNA segment encodes these proteins:
- a CDS encoding OsmC family protein: protein MNYQIKASSISNKDAVIHIKESNINFGTTSKTAEVLPNPAELFLGSFAACMLKNVERFSIMMKFTYSKTTLEVNATRLENPPRMDNIFYDLKIYSNDKKLNIDLLKKNIEKFGTIYNTIKLSCAISGTINQFENV from the coding sequence ATGAATTATCAGATCAAAGCGTCTTCTATCTCAAATAAAGATGCTGTTATTCATATAAAAGAATCGAACATCAATTTTGGCACAACTTCAAAAACTGCCGAGGTTTTACCAAATCCGGCTGAATTATTTCTTGGCTCATTTGCAGCTTGTATGTTAAAAAATGTAGAACGTTTTTCAATTATGATGAAATTCACATATTCAAAAACTACACTTGAAGTGAATGCTACGCGATTAGAAAATCCGCCAAGAATGGATAACATTTTTTACGATTTAAAAATCTACAGCAACGATAAAAAATTAAATATAGATTTATTAAAAAAGAATATTGAAAAGTTTGGAACAATCTATAATACCATAAAATTATCTTGTGCTATTTCGGGCACAATTAATCAATTTGAAAATGTTTGA
- a CDS encoding thioredoxin family protein yields the protein MSKVIKVLGTGCPKCQSMTAVVKDVVSENNIDATIEKVEDIMEIMKFNVMSTPALVIDDVITIKGRIPSKEEVLALLN from the coding sequence ATGAGTAAAGTAATTAAAGTATTAGGTACAGGTTGCCCAAAATGTCAATCTATGACAGCAGTTGTTAAAGATGTAGTATCAGAAAATAACATTGATGCAACTATTGAAAAAGTAGAAGATATTATGGAAATTATGAAATTTAACGTAATGAGCACTCCTGCTTTAGTAATTGATGATGTAATTACCATAAAAGGCAGAATACCATCAAAAGAAGAGGTATTGGCGCTCTTAAACTAA